A genomic segment from Nocardiopsis sp. Huas11 encodes:
- the recG gene encoding ATP-dependent DNA helicase RecG, which translates to MSTWDEPLRVALGGSARAFKDKLDLHTLGDLLRYYPRRYDRRGDLTDLAELREGEDVTVQARVLDAKRRTVPARQGRRRMDMMEATVTDGTGRLHLTFFNRGSYHQTALVPGRLAMFSGRVSTFKGRRQLDHPEYQLIDEDGLEGERARAFAEELIPIYPAVKGLDSAKIALGVEMALSRAADLPDPLPPEVRGAHRLVDVQEALDKIHRPSEWADVGTARRRLKWDEAFVLQLALAQRRHLAEELPAKPRPGRTAGVLDAFDARLPFTLTDGQRDVGERLAARLDAAHPMHCLLQGDVGAGKTLVALRAMLRVVDSGGQAVLLAPTEVLAQQHHRSINAMLGPLARAGQIDGAEEATRVALLTGSMNAAARRENLLDAASGAAGIVVGTHALLQEHVTFADLGLVVVDEQHRFGVEQRDALREKAVDGRPHVLVMTATPIPRTVAMTVYGDLDVVTLTQLPSGRAPVTTHVVPARDKPHYLARAWERVVEEAGKGHQAFVVCPRIGDGEGAEDDAGAGAEEEPGARPPLAVLDVAARLTGGPLADLRVEVLHGRMSPDDKDAVMRRFSAGETDVIVSTTVIEVGVDVPNATVMAIMDAERFGVSQLHQLRGRVGRGRLPGLCLLVTDAEEGSPSRERLAAVAATTDGFELSRVDLELRREGDVLGDAQSGARSSLRMLTLLKDEELIGQAREEATVYVAKDPDLAGHPPLADALASLLPEDRAEYLDKA; encoded by the coding sequence GTGAGCACCTGGGACGAACCGCTGCGCGTGGCCCTCGGCGGCTCCGCGCGTGCCTTCAAGGACAAACTCGACCTGCACACACTCGGCGACCTGCTGCGCTACTATCCGCGCCGCTACGACCGCCGGGGCGACCTGACCGACCTCGCCGAACTGCGCGAGGGCGAGGACGTCACCGTGCAGGCCCGCGTCCTGGACGCCAAGCGCAGGACCGTGCCCGCCCGCCAGGGCCGCCGCCGGATGGACATGATGGAGGCCACCGTCACCGATGGGACCGGCCGCCTGCACCTGACCTTCTTCAACCGGGGCTCCTACCACCAGACCGCCCTCGTGCCCGGGCGGCTGGCCATGTTCTCCGGCCGCGTCTCCACCTTCAAGGGGCGGCGCCAGCTCGACCACCCGGAGTACCAGCTCATCGACGAGGACGGTCTGGAGGGCGAGCGCGCCCGGGCCTTCGCCGAGGAGCTCATCCCCATCTACCCCGCGGTCAAGGGCCTGGACTCGGCCAAGATCGCCCTCGGTGTCGAGATGGCGCTCTCCCGCGCCGCCGACCTGCCCGACCCCCTGCCCCCCGAGGTCCGCGGGGCCCACCGCCTCGTCGACGTCCAGGAGGCCCTGGACAAGATCCACCGGCCCTCGGAGTGGGCCGACGTCGGCACCGCCCGGCGGCGCCTGAAGTGGGACGAGGCCTTCGTGCTGCAGCTGGCCCTCGCCCAGCGCCGCCACCTCGCCGAGGAACTGCCCGCCAAGCCGCGCCCGGGCCGGACCGCGGGCGTGCTCGACGCCTTCGACGCCCGCCTGCCGTTCACGCTCACCGACGGCCAGCGCGACGTCGGTGAGCGCCTCGCCGCGCGCCTGGACGCCGCGCATCCCATGCACTGCCTGCTCCAGGGCGACGTGGGCGCGGGCAAGACCCTGGTGGCGCTGCGCGCGATGCTCAGGGTCGTCGACTCCGGCGGGCAGGCGGTCCTGCTCGCCCCGACCGAGGTCCTCGCCCAACAGCACCACCGGTCGATCAACGCCATGCTCGGTCCGCTGGCGCGCGCGGGCCAGATCGACGGGGCCGAGGAGGCCACCAGGGTGGCGCTGCTCACCGGGTCCATGAACGCCGCGGCCCGCCGGGAGAACCTCCTGGACGCCGCCTCGGGCGCCGCCGGGATCGTCGTGGGCACGCACGCGCTCCTGCAGGAGCACGTCACCTTCGCCGACCTGGGCCTGGTCGTGGTGGACGAGCAGCACCGCTTCGGGGTGGAGCAGCGCGACGCCCTCCGGGAGAAGGCCGTCGACGGTCGCCCGCACGTGCTCGTGATGACGGCCACGCCCATCCCGCGCACCGTCGCCATGACCGTCTACGGCGATCTGGACGTGGTGACCCTCACACAGCTGCCGTCCGGCCGGGCGCCCGTCACCACCCACGTGGTGCCCGCCCGGGACAAGCCGCACTACCTCGCGCGCGCCTGGGAGCGCGTCGTGGAGGAGGCCGGCAAGGGCCACCAGGCCTTCGTGGTGTGCCCGCGGATCGGCGACGGCGAGGGAGCGGAGGACGACGCCGGCGCCGGAGCGGAGGAGGAGCCCGGAGCCCGCCCGCCGCTGGCGGTCCTGGACGTGGCCGCCCGGCTCACCGGGGGCCCGCTGGCCGACCTCCGGGTCGAGGTCCTGCACGGCCGGATGTCGCCCGACGACAAGGACGCCGTCATGCGCCGCTTCTCGGCGGGGGAGACCGACGTCATCGTCTCCACCACCGTCATCGAGGTCGGCGTCGATGTGCCCAACGCCACGGTGATGGCCATCATGGACGCCGAGCGGTTCGGGGTGTCCCAGCTGCACCAGCTGCGCGGCCGGGTCGGCCGGGGGCGGTTGCCGGGCCTGTGCCTGCTGGTCACCGACGCGGAGGAGGGCAGCCCGTCCCGCGAGCGCCTGGCGGCCGTGGCCGCCACCACCGACGGGTTCGAGCTCTCCCGGGTGGACCTGGAGCTGCGCCGCGAGGGCGACGTCCTGGGCGACGCCCAGTCGGGAGCCCGGTCCAGCCTGCGGATGCTCACGCTGCTCAAGGACGAGGAGCTCATCGGGCAGGCGCGCGAGGAGGCGACGGTGTACGTGGCCAAGGACCCCGACCTCGCGGGCCACCCGCCGCTGGCCGACGCCCTGGCGTCCCTGCTGCCGGAGGACCGGGCGGAGTACCTGGACAAGGCCTAG
- the rpmB gene encoding 50S ribosomal protein L28 codes for MASVCDVCGKGPGFGNSVSHSHRRTRRRWNPNIQTVRTRVGGTPKRVNACTSCIKAGKVTR; via the coding sequence GTGGCTTCCGTTTGCGACGTCTGCGGCAAGGGACCAGGGTTCGGTAACAGTGTTTCCCACTCGCACCGTCGCACCCGCCGCCGCTGGAACCCCAACATCCAGACCGTTCGCACCCGTGTGGGCGGCACGCCCAAGCGCGTGAACGCCTGCACCTCGTGCATCAAGGCTGGCAAGGTCACCCGCTAG
- a CDS encoding cellulose binding domain-containing protein: MGRHGTRRGAHRNEPEDAGALRRIGGLIESTVPKRVEPPRLLNVLVVSGVILGLLLFGYSTTQIYLQFGGSPGATEAPDPGGIAPSQEATADSDRDEAVSGGDGDGPQTQSGSSPITVGYEITGTTNSGFTGLVTVTNTSQTPLTAWELALAFDTAEVTEVRDADWEPIEDGILARQPGGQDGLAPGESVTMGFDAIGPAESPVRCSLNGHVCGL, translated from the coding sequence ATGGGGCGGCATGGCACTCGCCGCGGTGCGCACCGCAACGAGCCGGAGGACGCCGGCGCGCTGCGGCGGATCGGCGGCCTCATCGAGAGCACCGTACCCAAGCGGGTCGAGCCGCCGCGGCTGCTCAACGTCCTGGTCGTCTCCGGCGTGATCCTCGGCCTGCTGCTCTTCGGCTACAGCACCACCCAGATCTACCTGCAGTTCGGCGGGAGCCCGGGGGCGACCGAGGCGCCGGATCCCGGTGGGATCGCCCCGAGCCAGGAGGCCACCGCGGACTCCGATCGTGACGAGGCCGTGTCGGGCGGCGACGGCGACGGGCCGCAGACCCAGTCGGGGTCCTCGCCCATCACGGTCGGCTACGAGATCACCGGGACCACCAACTCGGGCTTCACCGGCCTGGTGACCGTCACCAACACGTCCCAGACGCCGCTCACCGCCTGGGAACTCGCCCTCGCCTTCGACACCGCCGAGGTCACCGAGGTGCGCGACGCCGACTGGGAGCCCATCGAGGACGGCATCCTCGCCCGCCAGCCCGGCGGCCAGGACGGTCTGGCGCCGGGGGAGTCGGTGACCATGGGCTTCGACGCCATCGGTCCCGCGGAGAGCCCCGTCCGCTGCTCCCTCAACGGGCACGTCTGCGGGCTCTAG
- a CDS encoding thiamine-phosphate kinase, protein MLSTIGGLGEFALITRVTSQFPATDDVILGPGDDAAVVAAPDGRTVATTDVLVEGRHFRREWSSARDVGHRAVAQNFADVAAMGARPTGLLIGFAAPSDLPVEWADEFSLGVRDECAVAGGAVVGGDMVGSETLTIAITALGDLQGRAPVRRDGARPGDVVAYTGHLGLSAAGLALLRGGIDGPAACLAEHRRPSPPYAEGAAAARLGATAMLDVSDGLAQDLGHLCRAGGVLIDLDSRALVPEPALLDGVRALGVAAGRAEQAARDLMVAGGEDHALVAAFDPGTALPDHWHRIGQVHAADQEKVKNAVNPVTVDGCAPPRGGWDHFRQG, encoded by the coding sequence GTGTTGAGCACCATTGGGGGTCTTGGTGAGTTCGCTCTGATCACACGCGTGACGAGCCAATTCCCCGCTACGGACGATGTAATCCTCGGACCCGGCGACGACGCCGCAGTCGTCGCCGCGCCCGACGGCCGAACGGTCGCGACCACGGACGTGCTGGTCGAGGGCCGCCACTTCCGCAGGGAGTGGTCGAGCGCGCGCGATGTCGGGCACCGCGCGGTGGCCCAGAACTTCGCCGACGTCGCGGCGATGGGGGCCCGCCCGACCGGGCTCCTCATCGGCTTCGCCGCGCCCTCCGACCTGCCGGTGGAGTGGGCGGACGAGTTCTCCCTCGGCGTGCGCGACGAGTGCGCGGTGGCGGGCGGCGCCGTCGTGGGCGGCGACATGGTGGGGTCGGAGACCCTCACCATCGCGATCACCGCCCTCGGGGACCTCCAGGGGCGCGCCCCGGTCCGCCGCGACGGCGCGCGGCCGGGCGACGTGGTGGCCTACACGGGCCACCTGGGGCTGTCGGCGGCCGGGCTGGCCCTGTTGCGGGGCGGGATCGACGGCCCCGCCGCCTGCCTGGCCGAGCACCGCAGGCCGAGCCCGCCCTACGCCGAGGGCGCGGCCGCCGCACGGCTCGGCGCGACCGCCATGCTCGACGTGAGCGACGGCCTGGCCCAGGACCTGGGCCACCTCTGCCGCGCCGGCGGGGTGCTCATCGACCTGGACTCGCGGGCGCTGGTCCCCGAACCGGCCCTCCTGGACGGCGTCCGCGCGCTGGGCGTCGCCGCGGGTCGGGCCGAGCAGGCCGCCCGGGACCTCATGGTCGCCGGAGGGGAGGACCACGCGCTGGTCGCCGCGTTCGACCCCGGCACCGCCCTGCCGGACCACTGGCACCGCATCGGACAGGTCCACGCCGCTGACCAGGAGAAGGTGAAGAATGCCGTGAATCCGGTCACAGTAGACGGGTGTGCTCCTCCGCGTGGCGGGTGGGACCATTTCCGTCAGGGGTGA
- a CDS encoding Lrp/AsnC family transcriptional regulator — protein MVQAYILIQTEVGQAAEVAGRIRGIEGVQEAHDVTGPYDVIVQARADDVDSLGTLVVARIQRLDGIARTLTCPIVNI, from the coding sequence ATGGTGCAGGCATACATCCTGATCCAGACCGAGGTGGGCCAGGCCGCCGAGGTGGCCGGTCGTATCCGCGGGATCGAGGGTGTGCAGGAGGCACACGACGTGACCGGGCCCTACGACGTCATCGTCCAGGCCCGCGCGGACGACGTCGACTCGCTCGGCACGTTGGTGGTGGCCCGGATTCAGCGCCTGGACGGCATCGCCCGTACCCTTACTTGTCCCATCGTCAATATTTGA
- a CDS encoding DUF3515 domain-containing protein gives MLKRCCGAAAAVVLVATGCTQTVQMEPPESNGTTDEVCAALVAELPDTMLGADRANITPESDVMAAWGDPPIGLRCGVPRPSTLTQDALLEEVDGVAWLPQPQDEPTLFTAVGHSAYVELSVPPSYGAPAAALTTVSALIDEHIPPLPEGVL, from the coding sequence GTGCTGAAACGGTGTTGCGGGGCGGCAGCGGCCGTCGTTCTCGTCGCGACGGGGTGTACACAGACCGTCCAGATGGAGCCGCCGGAGTCCAACGGCACGACGGACGAGGTCTGCGCCGCTCTCGTCGCGGAACTGCCGGACACGATGCTGGGTGCCGACCGGGCCAACATCACGCCCGAGTCCGACGTGATGGCGGCCTGGGGCGACCCGCCGATCGGACTGCGCTGCGGTGTGCCGCGGCCCTCGACCCTGACCCAGGACGCGCTCCTGGAGGAGGTCGACGGCGTGGCCTGGCTGCCGCAGCCACAGGACGAGCCCACGCTCTTCACGGCGGTCGGCCACTCGGCCTACGTCGAGCTGTCGGTCCCCCCGTCCTACGGCGCTCCGGCCGCCGCCCTCACGACGGTCAGCGCGCTGATCGACGAGCACATCCCCCCGCTCCCCGAAGGGGTGCTCTGA
- a CDS encoding DUF3105 domain-containing protein, with the protein MAKKKTAEERRRRAAEMRAQRLKEERRKKILTITGISVAAALVLGLLAFAIFMEIRSRNISGVEEYPVDSYVHVDTGQSVDYEQSPPVGGDHWPSWQNCGVYTEPVTNEFAVHSLEHGAVWITYEPGLSQSEIDALDSLYSPGDYLVISPYEGEMDAPIVASSWGRQVSAETADDQNLTRFVQRYERGNDVPEPGASCSGAVAETAAQVEEVMAGGEQVEGEEMTDEGAQDAEDGEDAGTDEE; encoded by the coding sequence GTGGCCAAGAAGAAGACGGCGGAGGAGCGTCGCCGCCGCGCAGCCGAGATGAGGGCCCAGCGCCTCAAGGAGGAGCGGCGCAAGAAGATCCTCACCATCACCGGGATCAGCGTCGCCGCGGCCCTGGTGCTGGGCCTGCTCGCCTTCGCGATCTTCATGGAGATCCGCAGCAGGAACATCTCCGGGGTGGAGGAGTACCCGGTCGACTCCTACGTCCACGTGGACACCGGCCAGAGTGTGGACTACGAGCAGTCGCCGCCCGTGGGAGGGGACCATTGGCCCTCCTGGCAGAACTGCGGCGTCTACACGGAGCCGGTCACGAACGAGTTCGCGGTGCACTCCCTGGAGCACGGCGCGGTGTGGATCACCTACGAGCCGGGCCTGTCCCAGAGCGAGATCGACGCCCTCGACTCCCTGTACAGCCCGGGCGACTACCTGGTGATCAGCCCCTACGAGGGTGAGATGGACGCCCCCATCGTCGCCAGCAGCTGGGGCCGCCAGGTCTCGGCCGAGACCGCCGACGACCAGAACCTCACGCGCTTCGTCCAGCGCTACGAGCGCGGCAACGACGTCCCCGAGCCCGGTGCCTCCTGCTCCGGCGCGGTGGCCGAGACGGCCGCGCAGGTCGAGGAGGTCATGGCCGGCGGCGAGCAGGTCGAGGGCGAGGAGATGACCGACGAGGGCGCGCAGGACGCCGAGGACGGGGAGGACGCCGGCACCGACGAGGAGTAG
- a CDS encoding DUF305 domain-containing protein, giving the protein MAFDAGSDSGDHDRGEDTTADEFEEATPPSPARRTVPLWITVVLVALALGAGFLVGRPSAPLDTSADAGFLRDMSSHHAQAVDMSMLILDKTEDPDLSIVATDITRTQQAQIGMMQGWLTMWELNSRGSEPPMTWMASSEHDHGGTDGVPEAMPGLATPEQMAELEEAEGVEAEIRFLELMIAHHRGGIDMAEAEVELGREQTVTDFAQGMADAQLTEIDMMEGMLEDRGVSVEDPADD; this is encoded by the coding sequence ATGGCTTTTGACGCAGGCTCCGACTCCGGCGACCACGACCGGGGCGAGGACACGACCGCCGACGAGTTCGAGGAGGCCACACCCCCGAGTCCCGCCCGGCGCACGGTCCCGCTCTGGATCACCGTCGTCCTGGTCGCCTTGGCTCTGGGGGCCGGTTTCCTCGTGGGGCGCCCGTCCGCTCCGCTCGACACCAGTGCGGACGCGGGGTTCCTGCGGGACATGAGCTCGCACCACGCCCAGGCGGTGGACATGTCGATGCTCATCCTGGACAAGACCGAGGACCCCGACCTGTCCATCGTCGCGACCGACATCACCCGCACGCAGCAGGCCCAGATCGGGATGATGCAGGGGTGGCTGACGATGTGGGAGCTCAACTCGCGCGGCAGCGAGCCGCCGATGACGTGGATGGCCTCCAGCGAGCACGACCACGGCGGCACCGACGGCGTCCCGGAGGCCATGCCGGGACTGGCCACCCCCGAGCAGATGGCCGAGCTGGAGGAGGCCGAGGGCGTGGAGGCCGAGATCCGCTTCCTGGAGCTGATGATCGCCCACCACCGGGGCGGGATCGACATGGCCGAGGCCGAGGTCGAGCTCGGCCGGGAGCAGACCGTCACCGACTTCGCCCAGGGCATGGCCGACGCCCAGCTGACCGAGATCGACATGATGGAGGGCATGCTGGAGGACCGCGGGGTGAGCGTCGAGGACCCGGCCGACGACTGA